The following coding sequences lie in one Polynucleobacter necessarius genomic window:
- the tyrS gene encoding tyrosine--tRNA ligase, producing the protein MTAKPDPKYPLTPEVFAALEVTKRGCDELLVEADWVQKLARSQATKTPLRIKLGLDPTAPDIHLGHTVVLNKLRQLQDFGHTVIFLIGDFTSMIGDPSGRNATRPPLTADEIAVNAETYYRQASMVLDPAKTEVRYNSEWCDPLGARSMIQLAAKHTVARMLERDDFTKRYRNGVPISIHEFLYPLMQGYDSVALKSDLELGGTDQKFNLLVGRELQREYGQEPQCILTMPLLVGLDGVEKMSKSKGNYIGISEPAGDMFGKLLSISDDLMWDYFTLLSFRPMSEIDLMKQEVAAGRNPKDCKVLLAQEIVARFHSQAAAEKALEDFNHRAKGGVPDDIPQVNLSGAPMGVASLLKAAGLAPSTSEAMRNIEQNGVKIDGVNVSDKQLKIEVGTYVVQVGKRKFVKVTLS; encoded by the coding sequence ATGACGGCCAAACCAGATCCAAAATATCCTTTGACTCCTGAAGTCTTTGCAGCGCTCGAAGTTACTAAACGCGGTTGCGATGAGCTATTGGTTGAGGCCGACTGGGTGCAAAAGCTCGCTCGTAGTCAAGCAACTAAGACTCCATTGCGAATTAAATTGGGTCTAGATCCTACTGCGCCCGATATTCATTTGGGTCATACCGTAGTTTTAAATAAATTGCGTCAGTTACAAGATTTTGGGCATACCGTTATTTTCTTGATTGGTGATTTCACCAGCATGATTGGTGATCCATCAGGCCGCAATGCGACACGTCCTCCATTGACCGCAGATGAAATCGCTGTCAATGCAGAAACGTATTATCGACAAGCCAGCATGGTGCTCGATCCTGCTAAAACAGAAGTACGCTATAACAGTGAGTGGTGTGATCCATTGGGTGCGCGCAGTATGATTCAGCTTGCTGCAAAACATACCGTCGCCCGCATGCTAGAGCGTGATGACTTTACGAAGCGCTATCGCAATGGTGTTCCTATCTCGATTCATGAATTTTTATACCCACTCATGCAGGGATATGACTCGGTTGCGCTCAAGAGTGATCTAGAGTTGGGTGGTACAGATCAAAAATTTAATCTCTTAGTAGGTCGCGAGCTTCAGCGCGAGTATGGCCAAGAGCCTCAATGCATCCTGACAATGCCGCTTTTAGTGGGCTTAGATGGCGTTGAGAAGATGAGTAAATCTAAGGGTAACTACATTGGTATTAGTGAGCCTGCGGGTGATATGTTTGGCAAGCTCTTGAGTATCTCTGATGATTTAATGTGGGATTACTTCACGCTGTTGTCGTTTAGACCGATGTCAGAAATTGATTTGATGAAGCAAGAAGTTGCCGCTGGACGAAATCCAAAAGACTGCAAAGTGTTGCTTGCCCAAGAAATCGTGGCACGCTTTCATTCTCAGGCTGCCGCAGAAAAAGCATTAGAAGACTTTAACCATCGCGCTAAGGGTGGAGTACCTGATGATATTCCACAGGTCAATCTCTCGGGTGCCCCGATGGGAGTTGCAAGCTTATTGAAGGCTGCTGGGCTGGCTCCATCAACTTCGGAAGCGATGCGCAATATTGAGCAAAATGGTGTCAAGATTGACGGCGTCAATGTGTCTGATAAGCAGCTTAAGATTGAAGTAGGAACTTACGTAGTGCAGGTTGGCAAACGTAAGTTTGTAAAAGTCACCCTCAGTTAA
- the rpsI gene encoding 30S ribosomal protein S9, with product MAINYGNWNYGTGRRKSSVARVFIKSGKGEIIVNGKPIDAYFARETSCMIARQPLALTAHLTTFDIKVNVSGGGETGQAGAVRHGVTRALIDYDNALKSTLSKAGLVTRDAREVERKKVGLHGARRRKQFSKR from the coding sequence ATGGCTATTAATTACGGAAATTGGAATTACGGTACAGGCCGTCGCAAGAGTTCTGTTGCGCGCGTCTTTATTAAGTCTGGCAAAGGTGAAATTATCGTTAACGGTAAGCCTATTGATGCCTATTTTGCTCGTGAAACATCCTGCATGATTGCGCGTCAGCCTTTGGCTCTCACGGCCCATTTAACGACCTTTGATATCAAAGTAAACGTTTCTGGCGGCGGTGAAACTGGTCAAGCTGGTGCAGTGCGTCACGGTGTTACTCGTGCATTGATCGACTACGACAACGCTTTGAAGTCAACTCTGTCTAAAGCAGGTTTGGTAACTCGCGATGCTCGTGAAGTTGAGCGTAAAAAAGTTGGTCTGCACGGCGCGCGTCGTCGTAAACAGTTCAGCAAGCGCTAA
- a CDS encoding helix-turn-helix domain-containing protein translates to MTNKHPITECIETQLQAYLTDLKGTPPSNIYQMVLAVVEKPMLELVMRHAKQNQSLAAQYLGINRNTLHKKLVEHQLLR, encoded by the coding sequence ATGACCAATAAACATCCCATCACCGAATGTATTGAAACGCAACTACAAGCGTACCTGACGGATTTAAAGGGCACTCCACCAAGCAATATTTATCAAATGGTATTAGCTGTCGTTGAGAAACCGATGCTTGAGCTTGTCATGCGTCACGCCAAGCAAAACCAGTCACTAGCAGCACAGTATTTAGGCATTAATCGCAATACTTTGCATAAGAAATTAGTGGAGCATCAATTGCTCAGGTAA
- a CDS encoding OsmC family protein, which yields MECRVSWLGNSGMAFSAETGSGHLVNMDGAPEAGGRNLAPRPMELLLAGAGGCSAYDVVLILQRARQAVSACDVTLQAERATEDPKVFTKINLHFSVKGKDLDQAKVDRAVKLSHEKYCSATTMLAKTAELTYSVEVISE from the coding sequence ATGGAATGTCGAGTATCTTGGTTGGGTAATAGCGGAATGGCATTTTCCGCAGAAACTGGCAGCGGACACCTCGTCAATATGGATGGCGCCCCTGAAGCAGGAGGCAGAAACCTTGCCCCAAGACCCATGGAGCTGCTTTTAGCTGGCGCCGGGGGTTGCTCTGCCTATGATGTGGTTTTAATCCTACAAAGGGCTCGTCAGGCCGTTAGCGCCTGCGATGTGACCCTTCAAGCTGAACGCGCCACCGAAGATCCCAAAGTCTTCACGAAAATCAACTTGCACTTTTCCGTCAAAGGGAAAGACCTCGATCAGGCCAAAGTAGACCGTGCAGTGAAGTTGTCACATGAAAAATATTGTTCAGCCACAACTATGTTGGCCAAAACTGCAGAGCTCACTTATAGCGTTGAAGTCATATCAGAGTAG
- the ruvB gene encoding Holliday junction branch migration DNA helicase RuvB, translating to MAIHTDDLSSIPEDLPEGNDRIVSGTVGNAEAVFERALRPKQLDEYVGQTKARAQLEIFISATRARQEALDHVLLFGPPGLGKTTLAHIIARELGVNLRQTSGPVLDRPGDLAALLTNLEENDVLFIDEIHRLSPVVEEILYPALEDYSLDIMIGEGPAARSVKIDLKPFTLIGATTRAGMLTNPLRDRFGIVARLEFYTTEELTKIIERSANLLKADIDPDGSVEIAKRARGTPRIANRLLRRVRDYAEVKGTGTITKAMADAALKMLDVDPSGFDVMDRKLLEAILHKFDGGPVGIDNLAAAIGEERDTIEDVLEPYLIQQGYLQRTSRGRVATRQAYEHFGLTPPSGSASLDL from the coding sequence ATGGCAATTCACACTGACGACCTAAGCTCTATCCCCGAAGATTTACCGGAAGGAAACGATCGCATTGTGAGCGGGACGGTAGGCAATGCTGAAGCAGTATTTGAAAGAGCATTGCGCCCCAAACAGCTTGATGAGTATGTCGGACAGACCAAGGCACGCGCCCAATTAGAGATTTTCATTAGCGCTACGAGAGCAAGACAAGAAGCCCTAGACCATGTACTACTATTTGGCCCTCCTGGTCTTGGTAAAACTACTCTCGCCCACATCATTGCGAGAGAGCTAGGCGTTAACTTACGTCAAACCAGCGGCCCCGTCTTAGATAGGCCTGGCGATCTTGCAGCTCTGTTAACCAATCTAGAGGAAAACGATGTGCTCTTTATCGATGAGATACATCGTCTTTCACCAGTGGTTGAAGAAATTCTCTACCCAGCACTAGAGGATTACAGTCTTGACATCATGATCGGTGAGGGCCCGGCTGCTCGCAGCGTCAAAATTGATCTCAAACCATTCACTTTAATTGGTGCCACCACTCGTGCCGGTATGCTCACCAACCCATTGCGTGATCGTTTCGGTATTGTGGCAAGACTGGAGTTCTACACCACTGAAGAACTCACCAAAATTATTGAACGCTCCGCCAATTTACTGAAGGCAGATATTGATCCAGATGGATCAGTAGAAATCGCTAAGCGTGCTCGTGGCACACCTCGTATTGCCAATCGCTTATTACGTCGCGTGCGGGATTATGCCGAGGTGAAAGGTACTGGCACCATCACTAAAGCAATGGCTGATGCCGCCTTGAAGATGCTGGATGTTGATCCGAGCGGCTTTGATGTCATGGATAGAAAACTACTAGAAGCGATCTTGCACAAGTTTGATGGAGGTCCAGTAGGCATCGATAACTTAGCGGCTGCCATTGGCGAAGAGCGCGATACGATTGAGGATGTTTTGGAGCCTTACCTGATTCAACAGGGCTACCTACAAAGAACTTCGCGCGGCCGTGTAGCTACTCGCCAAGCCTATGAGCACTTTGGCTTAACACCACCAAGTGGCAGTGCTAGCCTAGATCTTTAA
- a CDS encoding anhydro-N-acetylmuramic acid kinase, translating to MNKPFSFYIGLMSGTSLDGIDAVLAKIGPNGETSAQASISMPFQPTLRKALFDLQSPGPDELHREKQAANTLALAYAQAVEQLLKKSNLEPSDICAIGAHGQTIRHQPHLGDMAYTHQTLNPALLAEKTGIDVIADFRSRDLAAGGHGAPLVPAFHAQQFASSKNIAILNIGGIANLTLLSSEGSVRGFDCGPGNMLMDAWIQEQQGNPFDTNGAWALQGKVNEALLKSMLSDPFFAKTPPKSTGRDDFHLQWLQEKLGNENLQAEDIQATLLHLTAHSTLDALSRYAPQTEELLVCGGGARNGALMNLLKVKALQFFKHALKISSTDSAGIDPQLVEGLAFAWLAWAHQEKRPANLPAVTGAKGPRVLGARYPA from the coding sequence ATGAACAAACCTTTTTCCTTCTATATCGGCCTGATGTCTGGTACCAGCCTAGATGGAATAGATGCTGTTCTTGCCAAGATTGGGCCCAATGGGGAAACCAGTGCCCAAGCCTCCATCAGCATGCCTTTTCAGCCTACACTTCGAAAAGCCCTATTTGATCTCCAGAGCCCAGGGCCAGATGAACTACACAGGGAAAAGCAGGCTGCCAATACTCTGGCTTTAGCCTATGCACAAGCCGTTGAACAATTACTGAAAAAGTCAAACCTGGAGCCTTCAGACATCTGCGCCATCGGCGCCCATGGACAGACCATCCGACATCAGCCGCATTTAGGCGATATGGCCTACACCCACCAAACCCTCAATCCAGCCTTATTAGCTGAAAAAACGGGTATTGATGTCATTGCTGATTTTAGAAGTCGTGACCTTGCTGCCGGAGGTCATGGTGCTCCACTAGTCCCCGCTTTTCATGCACAGCAATTTGCATCTTCAAAAAATATTGCAATCCTCAATATTGGAGGCATTGCCAATTTGACGCTTCTTTCAAGTGAAGGCTCTGTTAGAGGCTTTGATTGCGGACCAGGCAATATGTTGATGGATGCCTGGATACAGGAACAACAAGGAAATCCATTTGATACAAATGGCGCTTGGGCACTTCAAGGAAAAGTAAATGAAGCATTGCTCAAGTCAATGTTGTCAGATCCATTTTTCGCAAAGACACCCCCTAAAAGCACCGGTCGAGATGACTTTCATCTGCAATGGTTACAAGAAAAACTAGGAAATGAAAATCTTCAAGCAGAAGATATTCAAGCAACCCTACTACATCTCACCGCTCATAGCACCTTAGATGCCTTGTCGCGCTATGCACCGCAGACCGAAGAGTTGCTTGTCTGCGGCGGTGGAGCACGAAATGGTGCATTGATGAATTTACTCAAAGTAAAAGCACTACAGTTTTTCAAACACGCATTAAAAATCTCTTCCACTGATTCTGCTGGTATCGATCCTCAACTAGTTGAAGGTCTTGCCTTTGCATGGCTTGCGTGGGCCCATCAAGAAAAACGGCCAGCAAACTTGCCAGCCGTTACAGGAGCGAAGGGGCCTAGAGTTCTAGGTGCTCGCTACCCAGCTTAG
- the ruvC gene encoding crossover junction endodeoxyribonuclease RuvC, producing the protein MRWIGIDPGLRTTGFGVIDVDGQKLTYVASGTIESGDPVKGLPERLGALYAGVKEVLDTYHPQSAAIEEVFLNVNPRSTLMLGQARGAVIAALVSENLPVAEYSALRVKQAIVGTGRAAKPQVQEMVKRLLRLSRAPGADASDALGVAICAAHHAQIPKAISAALIPKKRSK; encoded by the coding sequence ATGCGCTGGATTGGAATCGACCCGGGCTTACGGACTACTGGTTTTGGGGTCATTGATGTCGATGGCCAAAAACTCACTTACGTAGCTTCCGGAACGATTGAGAGCGGTGATCCAGTCAAGGGGCTCCCAGAGCGTCTAGGGGCTCTTTATGCTGGCGTAAAAGAGGTTTTAGATACCTATCATCCTCAGTCAGCCGCCATCGAGGAAGTGTTCTTGAACGTCAACCCTCGTTCCACATTAATGCTGGGACAAGCTAGGGGTGCTGTGATTGCAGCCCTCGTTTCTGAAAATCTTCCTGTCGCTGAATACAGTGCTCTGCGAGTAAAACAAGCGATTGTGGGTACAGGTCGTGCTGCTAAACCTCAAGTTCAAGAGATGGTGAAGCGCTTACTACGCTTAAGTCGCGCACCAGGCGCCGATGCTTCGGATGCCTTGGGGGTTGCAATTTGCGCCGCTCACCATGCGCAAATACCTAAAGCCATTAGTGCTGCACTGATTCCAAAAAAACGTAGCAAGTAA
- the argC gene encoding N-acetyl-gamma-glutamyl-phosphate reductase, whose product MIKVGIVGGTGYTGVELLRLLAQHPEVKIVAITSRTEAGMPVAEMFPSLRGRVDLKFTTPDEAKLNECDVVFFATPHGVAMAQAKELLANNVKILDLAADFRLKDVKEFAKWYGMEHSCPEILAEAVYGLAEINREAIKKARVVGLAGCYPTSVQLGLAPLLAPKSTGGKQLIDGNHIISDSKSGTSGAGRKAEIGTLLSEASDNFKAYGVKGHRHLPEIVQGLKAIAGHDQIGLTFVPHLTPMVRGIHSTLYVRLTEAGKDVDYQKLYENFYQDEPFVDVMPAGSHPETRSVRGSNGIRIAIHRPGGGDTLVILVVEDNLVKGASGQGVQCMNLMFGLPETTGLTQIAVSP is encoded by the coding sequence ATGATTAAGGTGGGTATTGTTGGCGGCACAGGTTATACCGGGGTTGAACTATTGCGTTTGTTAGCACAACACCCTGAAGTCAAAATCGTTGCTATTACTTCCCGTACTGAAGCTGGTATGCCAGTAGCTGAGATGTTCCCATCTTTGCGTGGTCGTGTTGATTTGAAATTTACGACCCCCGACGAAGCTAAATTAAATGAGTGTGATGTTGTTTTCTTTGCAACTCCACATGGTGTTGCTATGGCGCAAGCAAAGGAATTGCTTGCTAATAATGTGAAGATTTTGGATTTAGCTGCAGACTTTCGTTTAAAGGATGTCAAAGAGTTCGCCAAGTGGTATGGCATGGAGCATAGCTGTCCCGAAATTTTGGCTGAAGCGGTTTATGGTTTGGCAGAAATTAATCGTGAAGCAATTAAGAAGGCCCGTGTAGTAGGTCTGGCTGGCTGTTATCCAACCTCAGTGCAGCTTGGTCTTGCGCCATTACTTGCTCCTAAATCAACTGGTGGCAAGCAATTGATTGATGGCAATCACATTATTTCTGATTCGAAGTCTGGTACTTCCGGAGCTGGTCGCAAGGCTGAAATTGGCACTTTGCTTTCTGAGGCTAGCGATAACTTCAAGGCCTATGGTGTAAAGGGACATCGCCATTTGCCAGAGATCGTTCAAGGCTTAAAAGCGATAGCAGGGCATGACCAAATTGGTCTGACGTTTGTGCCACACTTAACACCAATGGTAAGGGGTATTCATTCCACTTTGTATGTGCGCCTGACTGAAGCTGGCAAAGACGTGGATTACCAAAAGCTGTATGAGAATTTTTATCAAGACGAACCCTTTGTTGATGTGATGCCAGCTGGAAGTCATCCAGAAACTCGCTCGGTGCGGGGCAGCAATGGCATCCGGATTGCAATCCATCGTCCAGGTGGTGGCGATACTTTAGTGATTTTAGTGGTTGAGGACAATTTGGTGAAGGGTGCATCTGGGCAAGGCGTTCAGTGTATGAACTTGATGTTTGGCCTGCCAGAAACAACGGGCTTAACGCAGATTGCTGTATCGCCTTAA
- the erpA gene encoding iron-sulfur cluster insertion protein ErpA: MTELATQTAQDLAEPPTPLVFTDAAAAKVADLIAEEGNPELKLRVFVQGGGCSGFQYGFTFDDAVNEDDTLFEKNGVTLLVDSMSFQYLVGAEIDYKEDINGSQFVIKNPNATTTCGCGSSFSA, translated from the coding sequence ATGACTGAATTAGCTACGCAAACTGCACAAGATTTGGCTGAGCCACCAACCCCTTTGGTGTTCACTGACGCTGCTGCTGCAAAAGTGGCTGACTTGATTGCTGAAGAAGGCAATCCAGAGTTGAAGTTGCGCGTATTCGTGCAAGGTGGTGGTTGCTCAGGATTCCAGTATGGCTTCACATTTGATGATGCTGTGAATGAAGATGACACTCTCTTTGAAAAGAACGGTGTTACTTTATTGGTTGACTCCATGAGCTTCCAATATTTAGTTGGTGCTGAAATTGATTACAAAGAAGATATTAATGGATCTCAATTTGTGATTAAGAACCCAAATGCCACAACAACTTGTGGTTGCGGATCTTCTTTCTCGGCTTAA
- the dusB gene encoding tRNA dihydrouridine synthase DusB, with the protein MAGVTDRPFRQLCKQLGAGYAVSEMVTSNALLWKSEKTQRRANHIGEFKPIAVQIAGADPAMMAAAAKVNVDHGAQIIDINMGCPAKKVCNVAAGSTLLRNETLVQNILEAVVNAVGIGPDAVPVTLKIRTGWDCEHKNAIEVARIAEQSGISVLTVHGRTRADLYHGEAEYETITAVKNSVRIPVVANGDINSPEKAEFVLKQTGADAIMIGRAAQGRPWIFREIHHFLETGNELPTPEINEIQSIMNAHLLDHYEFYGEHIGLRKARKHIGWYCKGLRDSHAFRQRMNTADDCKTQLQMVNDYFDEMKSHSDRLVFLEAA; encoded by the coding sequence ATGGCGGGGGTAACTGATCGTCCATTTCGGCAGCTTTGCAAGCAACTGGGCGCAGGATATGCAGTCTCTGAAATGGTGACATCCAATGCCTTGCTCTGGAAAAGCGAAAAAACACAGCGTCGCGCAAATCACATCGGTGAATTCAAACCCATTGCGGTACAAATTGCTGGCGCAGATCCAGCCATGATGGCTGCTGCTGCCAAAGTCAATGTTGACCATGGAGCCCAAATTATTGATATCAATATGGGCTGCCCAGCAAAAAAAGTATGTAACGTTGCAGCTGGATCCACACTCTTGCGTAATGAAACTCTTGTGCAAAATATTTTAGAGGCTGTTGTCAATGCGGTTGGCATTGGACCAGATGCGGTCCCTGTCACATTAAAAATTCGTACTGGCTGGGATTGTGAACATAAAAATGCGATCGAAGTTGCAAGAATTGCTGAACAGTCTGGCATCTCCGTGCTGACCGTTCACGGCCGCACCAGAGCCGATCTATATCATGGGGAAGCAGAATACGAAACTATCACTGCAGTCAAAAATAGTGTGCGCATACCGGTAGTGGCCAATGGAGATATCAATAGTCCTGAAAAAGCGGAGTTTGTTTTAAAACAAACCGGTGCTGATGCCATCATGATTGGTCGCGCCGCACAAGGTCGTCCATGGATATTCCGCGAAATTCATCACTTCCTAGAAACTGGTAACGAGCTACCCACCCCAGAAATCAATGAAATCCAGAGCATTATGAATGCCCATCTACTGGATCACTATGAGTTCTACGGCGAGCATATTGGTCTTCGTAAAGCCCGTAAGCATATCGGCTGGTACTGCAAAGGTTTACGTGATTCTCATGCCTTTCGTCAGCGCATGAATACTGCCGATGACTGCAAAACCCAATTGCAAATGGTGAATGATTATTTTGATGAGATGAAATCTCACTCTGATCGTTTAGTTTTTTTAGAAGCAGCGTAA
- the ruvA gene encoding Holliday junction branch migration protein RuvA: protein MIGRIQGTLVSVHPPRLLVDCQGIGYEVDVPMSTLYQLPQAGQKITLLTHFQVREDAQQLFGFATETEREAFRALIKISGVGSRTALAILSGMSVNELAQAIALQEAGRLTQVPGIGKKTAERLCLELKGKLAPDLGITPGGSSQALEASSEVLQALLALGYSEKEAILALKQIPPDTSVSDGIRMGLKYLSKP, encoded by the coding sequence ATGATTGGTCGCATTCAAGGTACTCTCGTTTCAGTTCACCCTCCTAGACTCTTGGTGGATTGCCAAGGCATTGGTTACGAGGTAGATGTGCCAATGAGCACCTTGTATCAATTGCCACAAGCAGGTCAAAAAATTACTTTGCTAACGCACTTTCAGGTGCGTGAAGACGCTCAACAGCTCTTTGGTTTTGCCACAGAGACTGAACGTGAAGCATTTAGGGCACTTATTAAAATTAGTGGTGTTGGCTCTCGCACAGCACTAGCCATTCTATCTGGAATGAGCGTCAATGAACTGGCTCAAGCAATTGCTCTACAAGAAGCAGGGCGCTTGACTCAAGTTCCTGGCATCGGCAAAAAGACTGCCGAACGTTTATGTCTTGAACTCAAAGGCAAGCTTGCGCCAGATCTTGGCATCACACCAGGCGGCAGCTCTCAAGCACTTGAAGCTAGCAGCGAAGTATTACAGGCCCTCTTAGCTCTGGGATATTCCGAAAAAGAAGCCATCCTTGCTCTCAAGCAAATTCCGCCTGATACCTCTGTTTCTGATGGCATCCGTATGGGACTGAAATATCTTTCAAAGCCATAA
- the purH gene encoding bifunctional phosphoribosylaminoimidazolecarboxamide formyltransferase/IMP cyclohydrolase — MIRTALLSVSDKNGIVPFAKSLHEQGIQLISTGGTAKLLAENHLPVVEVSLLTKFPEMLDGRVKTLHPMVHGGLLARRDLPEHMAALKEHGIDTIDMLVINLYPFNETVAKENCSFEDAVENIDIGGPAMLRAAAKNHQDVTVLISPEDYAPILAEMKANNNTVSYKTNLALAKKVFAHTAQYDGAIANYLSALGDDLDHKARSAYPETLHLAFEKVQEMRYGENPHQSAAFYKDINPVEGALANYRQLQGKELSYNNIADADSAWECVKSFTGNVGGAAACVIIKHANPCGVAVGASALEAYQKAFKTDPSSAFGGIIALNVPCDGAAAEAISKQFVEVLIAPGFSDEAKAIFAAKQNVRLLEIPLGGAFNTFDFKRVGGGLLVQSPDAKNVLQNEMRVVSQRQPTPSEMNDMMFAWRVAKFVKSNAIVYCANGMTLGIGAGQMSRVDSARMASIKAENAGLSLKGSAVASDAFFPFRDGLDVVVNGGASCAIQPGGSMRDDEIIAAANEHGIAMIFTGTRHFRH; from the coding sequence ATGATCCGCACAGCCCTTCTCTCCGTTTCCGATAAAAATGGCATCGTCCCTTTTGCTAAATCACTTCATGAGCAAGGTATTCAATTGATTTCTACCGGGGGTACTGCAAAACTATTGGCCGAGAATCATTTACCAGTTGTTGAAGTGTCTTTATTAACAAAATTTCCAGAAATGCTTGATGGGCGTGTAAAGACTTTGCATCCGATGGTTCACGGTGGCTTACTCGCCCGCAGAGATCTTCCTGAGCATATGGCCGCCCTCAAAGAACACGGTATCGATACGATTGATATGCTGGTGATTAATCTTTATCCGTTTAATGAAACGGTTGCCAAAGAAAATTGTTCGTTTGAGGATGCAGTTGAGAATATTGATATCGGCGGCCCTGCCATGTTGCGTGCTGCAGCCAAGAATCATCAAGATGTCACTGTACTGATCTCGCCAGAAGATTACGCACCGATATTGGCAGAAATGAAAGCCAATAACAATACGGTATCTTACAAAACCAATCTAGCCTTAGCAAAAAAGGTATTTGCACACACCGCCCAGTACGATGGTGCAATCGCCAACTATCTCTCAGCTTTGGGTGATGACTTAGATCACAAGGCACGCTCAGCATACCCAGAGACATTGCATTTGGCTTTTGAGAAAGTACAAGAGATGCGCTATGGTGAAAATCCACATCAATCAGCGGCCTTCTATAAAGATATCAATCCTGTAGAGGGCGCTCTAGCCAACTATAGGCAATTGCAAGGAAAAGAGCTCTCCTATAACAACATTGCTGACGCAGACTCTGCTTGGGAATGCGTCAAGAGCTTTACTGGAAACGTCGGTGGGGCTGCTGCGTGCGTCATCATTAAGCATGCCAACCCCTGTGGCGTAGCAGTTGGTGCTTCCGCTCTAGAGGCCTACCAAAAGGCTTTCAAAACTGACCCTAGTTCTGCTTTTGGCGGCATCATTGCTTTGAATGTGCCATGTGATGGCGCTGCGGCCGAAGCCATCTCAAAACAATTTGTAGAAGTATTAATTGCTCCTGGCTTTAGCGATGAAGCCAAGGCAATTTTTGCAGCCAAGCAAAATGTTCGTCTTCTAGAAATCCCCCTAGGTGGCGCATTTAATACTTTTGACTTCAAACGAGTTGGTGGCGGCTTACTGGTGCAATCACCTGACGCTAAGAATGTTTTACAAAACGAGATGCGCGTTGTCAGCCAAAGACAGCCAACCCCTAGCGAAATGAATGACATGATGTTTGCTTGGCGCGTAGCGAAGTTTGTCAAATCCAACGCAATTGTCTATTGCGCCAACGGCATGACTCTCGGCATTGGCGCCGGTCAAATGAGCCGCGTAGACTCTGCACGGATGGCCAGCATTAAAGCAGAAAATGCAGGCTTAAGCCTCAAGGGATCAGCTGTAGCCAGCGATGCCTTTTTCCCATTCCGCGACGGTTTGGATGTCGTAGTGAATGGTGGTGCAAGCTGCGCGATCCAACCTGGCGGCAGCATGCGTGATGATGAAATCATTGCAGCGGCGAATGAGCATGGCATTGCCATGATCTTCACTGGCACTCGTCACTTTCGTCACTAA
- the rplM gene encoding 50S ribosomal protein L13 — translation MKTFSAKSHEVKREWFVIDATDKVLGRVASEVAHRLRGKHKPEFTPHVDTGDFIVVINSSKLRVTGTKGLNKIYYRHSGYPGGISSTNFDKMQDRFPGRALEKAVKGMLPKGPLGYAMIKKLKVYGDANHPHAAQQPKALEI, via the coding sequence ATGAAAACTTTTTCCGCAAAATCCCATGAGGTAAAGCGTGAATGGTTCGTGATTGACGCTACGGACAAAGTCCTCGGTCGTGTCGCCAGTGAAGTGGCACACCGTCTACGCGGCAAGCACAAGCCTGAATTCACACCACACGTTGACACTGGCGACTTCATCGTCGTGATCAATTCATCTAAGCTACGTGTCACAGGCACAAAAGGCTTGAACAAGATTTACTACCGTCACAGCGGATACCCAGGTGGTATTAGCTCGACTAACTTCGACAAGATGCAAGACCGTTTTCCTGGTCGCGCTTTGGAGAAGGCTGTGAAGGGTATGTTGCCAAAAGGCCCACTCGGCTATGCCATGATCAAGAAATTAAAAGTCTATGGCGACGCTAATCATCCGCATGCGGCTCAACAGCCTAAAGCGTTAGAGATTTAA